One stretch of Siphonobacter curvatus DNA includes these proteins:
- the argH gene encoding argininosuccinate lyase, with protein sequence MKLWQKEGVSTSEKIEKFTVGRDREMDLYLAPFDVLGNLAHARMLASVNLLEQAELVDLERELKVIYAQVQAGNFEIEDGIEDVHSQVELMLTRTLGDVGKKIHSGRSRNDQVLVDLKLFTRDRLELITKETKRVFDVLVQRSEQHKNDLLPGYTHLQIAMPSSFGLWFGAYAESLTDDVALLQTAYHFANRNPLGSGAGYGSSFPLDRQLTTDLLGFEGLHYNVVYAQMSRGKTEWMALTAIANLAQTLSRLAMDVCLYNSQNFAFLTLPDALTTGSSIMPHKKNPDVAELLRGKTNRLKALPMEVTLVLSNLPSGYHRDMQLLKEILMPAIEEILDCLDITAYMLENIQVKTDLLEDKKYDLLFSVERVNELVIEGVPFRDAYRQVGKEIGEGSYAASRDLKHTHLGSIGNPANEQITALMDAQLQGFGFERVRTALEALIQ encoded by the coding sequence ATGAAATTGTGGCAAAAAGAAGGCGTTTCGACTTCTGAAAAAATAGAAAAATTTACTGTAGGCCGGGATCGGGAAATGGACTTGTACCTCGCTCCCTTCGATGTACTGGGCAACCTGGCTCACGCCCGTATGCTGGCTTCCGTGAACCTGCTGGAACAAGCCGAGCTAGTAGATCTGGAGCGAGAGTTGAAAGTCATTTACGCTCAGGTTCAGGCCGGAAATTTTGAGATTGAAGACGGTATTGAAGACGTCCATTCACAGGTAGAGCTGATGTTGACCCGAACGCTTGGTGACGTAGGAAAGAAAATTCACTCCGGTCGCAGTCGGAACGATCAGGTATTGGTGGATTTGAAACTCTTCACCCGGGACCGGCTAGAATTGATTACCAAGGAAACCAAACGCGTTTTCGACGTACTCGTTCAGCGATCCGAACAGCATAAAAACGATCTGTTACCGGGCTATACGCACCTTCAGATTGCCATGCCTTCGTCCTTTGGGCTGTGGTTTGGGGCTTACGCCGAATCACTGACGGATGATGTAGCTTTACTCCAGACTGCCTACCATTTTGCCAACCGCAATCCGCTGGGTAGCGGAGCGGGTTATGGCTCTTCCTTTCCGCTGGATCGCCAACTGACGACTGACTTACTGGGATTTGAAGGCTTACACTACAATGTGGTATACGCTCAGATGAGTCGTGGTAAAACGGAGTGGATGGCCTTAACGGCCATCGCCAATCTGGCTCAGACGCTTTCCCGTCTGGCAATGGATGTGTGTCTGTATAACTCGCAGAATTTCGCTTTTCTAACGCTTCCCGATGCTCTGACGACGGGCAGTAGTATCATGCCGCACAAGAAAAATCCGGATGTGGCTGAGCTGTTACGCGGAAAAACAAACCGGTTGAAAGCACTGCCGATGGAAGTAACGCTGGTCCTGAGTAATCTGCCTTCGGGGTATCACCGGGATATGCAGTTGCTCAAGGAAATCCTGATGCCTGCCATCGAGGAAATTCTGGATTGCCTAGATATTACGGCTTACATGCTGGAAAACATTCAGGTGAAAACGGATTTGCTGGAAGACAAAAAATACGACTTGCTTTTCAGCGTAGAGCGGGTAAACGAACTGGTGATCGAAGGCGTGCCCTTCCGGGATGCCTATCGTCAGGTGGGTAAGGAAATTGGCGAGGGTTCGTACGCGGCTTCCCGGGATCTGAAGCATACGCACCTGGGCAGCATCGGCAATCCGGCCAACGAGCAGATTACGGCTTTGATGGATGCTCAGTTGCAGGGCTTTGGCTTTGAACGGGTACGAACCGCCTTGGAAGCCCTCATTCAGTAA
- a CDS encoding NuoI/complex I 23 kDa subunit family protein, with amino-acid sequence MQLTNRAKKIDKSEMTLAERMYLPAIAGGMAITLKHFFKKKPTINYPEQKRYLGPVFRGHHILKKDEAGRERCTACGLCAVACPAEAISMVAAERKAGEENLYREEKYAAVYEINMLRCIFCGFCEEACPKQAIYLRHDQFVPVFMSRDEVIYGKDRLVEDMSSRYLREGWK; translated from the coding sequence ATGCAACTCACTAATCGAGCAAAGAAGATAGATAAGAGCGAAATGACGCTAGCCGAACGGATGTACCTTCCGGCCATTGCTGGCGGCATGGCTATTACGCTCAAACACTTTTTCAAGAAAAAACCGACCATTAATTATCCGGAACAGAAACGGTATTTGGGGCCCGTATTTCGGGGGCACCATATTCTGAAAAAGGATGAAGCTGGTCGCGAGCGTTGTACCGCCTGTGGTCTTTGTGCGGTAGCCTGTCCGGCGGAAGCCATTTCGATGGTAGCGGCCGAGCGGAAAGCAGGAGAAGAGAATCTGTATCGGGAAGAAAAATACGCGGCGGTTTATGAAATCAATATGCTCCGCTGCATTTTCTGTGGTTTCTGCGAAGAAGCCTGTCCGAAACAAGCGATTTACCTGCGTCACGATCAGTTTGTGCCCGTATTTATGAGCCGGGATGAGGTGATTTACGGAAAGGACCGCCTGGTGGAAGATATGAGTAGCCGGTATTTGCGGGAGGGCTGGAAGTAA
- a CDS encoding transaldolase family protein, with protein sequence MELYLDSADLKEIKEAFQLGFLTGLTTTPTFMHREGIRDLDATIVELSKIVPVLQIEALGETAADIVADAERQLALGLDPKRTVFKIPVSLEGVKACRTLVDKGLKVNVHLVYTIQQAYMAAVAGATYICVLAGRMQDQGYDALTLIGDVVELVEAYGFDSKVMFSSVRNTEHVRNAIDLGCHTITVPWKLMKALTENNFTAIGTNQFIEHTRLITVTVGQAINTINPTVTTDISLTEAIVKMTEYGFGCVTVVDEAGNLKGVFTDGDLRRKLADGGRDVLSKKMGDFEYGTPISIESTELLDAAAALFKKTSVDTILVTENGKPVGMLDIQDLKND encoded by the coding sequence ATGGAGTTGTATCTTGATTCTGCCGATTTAAAAGAAATCAAAGAGGCATTTCAACTCGGTTTTCTAACCGGTCTTACCACAACCCCCACGTTCATGCACCGCGAAGGAATTCGTGACCTGGATGCAACGATCGTGGAGCTTTCTAAAATTGTACCCGTTCTTCAGATTGAAGCACTGGGTGAAACCGCCGCCGATATTGTAGCCGACGCGGAACGCCAACTGGCTCTGGGTCTGGACCCTAAGCGTACGGTATTTAAAATCCCCGTGTCGCTGGAAGGCGTTAAAGCTTGCCGCACGCTGGTTGACAAAGGACTGAAAGTAAACGTTCACCTGGTATACACCATCCAACAGGCGTACATGGCAGCCGTAGCTGGTGCTACTTACATTTGCGTACTGGCCGGACGGATGCAGGATCAGGGATACGACGCCCTGACGCTGATCGGTGACGTAGTAGAACTGGTTGAAGCCTACGGTTTCGATTCAAAAGTAATGTTCTCGTCAGTACGGAATACCGAGCACGTACGGAACGCCATCGACCTGGGTTGCCACACCATTACTGTGCCCTGGAAACTGATGAAAGCCCTGACAGAAAACAACTTCACGGCTATCGGTACGAACCAGTTCATCGAGCATACGCGTTTGATCACGGTCACGGTAGGTCAGGCGATCAATACCATCAACCCAACGGTTACGACGGATATCTCCTTGACGGAAGCCATCGTAAAAATGACTGAATACGGCTTTGGCTGTGTTACGGTTGTTGACGAAGCCGGTAACCTGAAAGGTGTATTTACTGACGGTGATCTTCGCCGGAAACTGGCTGACGGTGGTCGCGATGTGCTGTCGAAGAAAATGGGAGATTTCGAATACGGAACGCCTATTTCTATCGAAAGTACCGAATTGCTGGACGCCGCTGCTGCTCTTTTCAAGAAAACCAGCGTAGATACGATTCTGGTCACCGAAAACGGCAAGCCCGTAGGGATGCTGGATATTCAGGATTTGAAGAACGATTAA
- a CDS encoding outer membrane beta-barrel protein, translating to MKAFLLVGILLSFHSVFAQETFESGSLITPSGDTLHGYIDYRNWYLNPESVRFKSSPEAPEKTFTLQDLQGFNVHHETYTKATVWLNASTDQLQQLSTSPTPQLEERTVFLRTLVEGVKSLYYLKDTKDRTHFYIRRDRTYELLTYYRYKVSTEQSAQIAVLDTYKEQLKSYFSDCAETQKKVSFAAYNQISLQKLFENYFRNCGHTTEIRTTTRERIKVQVGLVAGLTYTTLKFSGPSSLPNFSSSYGPAGGLSLKLGLPRTRQRLAIHNELLYTSYRSTAHTEEYINPDRYSLTDFTLAYDYIKLNNLIRYQLPVQRLQFFAHVGISNGWVVSETNTRRKVATLYSDKDRVTLEQVLDGTRKHEQGLIVGIGAQLRKLSAEIRYETSNGMSDYSTLKSAVKRAYVLVGFSF from the coding sequence ATGAAAGCCTTTTTACTCGTTGGTATCCTCCTCTCCTTTCATTCCGTTTTTGCCCAGGAAACTTTTGAATCCGGGTCGCTGATTACGCCTTCGGGAGATACGCTTCATGGTTACATTGATTATCGAAATTGGTATCTAAATCCAGAAAGCGTTCGTTTTAAATCCTCCCCTGAAGCTCCTGAGAAAACGTTTACCCTACAGGATCTACAAGGTTTTAACGTTCATCATGAAACCTATACCAAAGCGACCGTCTGGCTGAATGCCAGCACGGATCAACTCCAGCAGCTTTCCACCTCTCCTACCCCTCAACTAGAGGAGCGTACGGTTTTCTTACGAACATTGGTAGAAGGCGTTAAAAGCCTTTATTATTTAAAAGATACCAAAGATCGGACTCATTTTTACATCAGAAGAGATCGTACGTATGAACTCTTAACGTATTACCGCTACAAGGTTTCTACGGAGCAATCGGCCCAAATTGCAGTTCTGGACACGTATAAAGAGCAGCTGAAGTCCTATTTCAGCGATTGTGCAGAAACTCAGAAGAAAGTCTCCTTCGCGGCTTACAATCAGATCTCTTTACAAAAATTGTTTGAAAACTATTTCCGTAACTGTGGACATACGACCGAAATCCGAACGACGACTCGCGAGCGAATAAAGGTTCAAGTGGGTTTAGTAGCCGGACTCACTTACACAACATTGAAGTTTTCGGGACCAAGTTCGCTACCCAATTTTTCTTCTTCTTACGGGCCAGCCGGTGGTCTTTCGCTCAAGCTGGGATTACCCCGTACCCGTCAGCGACTAGCCATTCATAATGAGCTTCTCTACACTTCATATCGTAGTACAGCCCATACGGAGGAGTATATCAATCCAGACCGCTATTCTCTCACGGATTTCACCCTGGCTTATGATTATATTAAGCTCAATAACCTTATTCGTTACCAGCTTCCGGTGCAGCGTCTACAATTTTTTGCCCATGTGGGGATTTCTAATGGCTGGGTTGTTTCAGAGACCAATACCCGAAGAAAAGTAGCTACCTTATATTCGGATAAAGATCGCGTTACGCTGGAACAGGTCTTAGATGGTACCCGAAAACATGAACAGGGTCTTATCGTAGGTATTGGAGCACAACTGCGAAAGCTTTCTGCAGAGATTCGGTACGAAACTAGTAATGGCATGTCGGATTATTCTACCCTAAAATCGGCGGTAAAACGAGCCTATGTATTGGTAGGGTTCTCCTTCTAA
- a CDS encoding phosphatase PAP2 family protein, producing MKLPPYLILLFWLFTSAGAYAQISGDSLQTDSLTQAVVLPLSEDSARRYEPVKPNWTYVKSYWYDTKAVVTSPFRWKGQDWAKAGTIIGVAALSYAFADGRIQKFSQEHKSHFTNTASEIVDPLGNGRYLWITSGLVFLHGQIFHNDKTTRVGLLILESQLINGVLGQVVKLAAGRKRPWDGARPHEWAGPQYPPFHSFPSGHAQTSFALATVIAEEFKDIKAVPIISYSLATLTCLSRLNANAHWFSDLLVGAAMGHFISKTIVRRHPEHPLKKRSKVALDFNGQGATLRF from the coding sequence ATGAAACTTCCACCCTATCTGATCCTTCTTTTCTGGTTGTTTACTTCGGCAGGTGCCTACGCCCAGATCAGCGGCGACAGTTTGCAAACGGATTCGCTGACCCAAGCCGTAGTGCTTCCTCTCTCGGAAGACTCCGCCCGCCGGTACGAGCCAGTAAAACCAAACTGGACTTACGTCAAAAGCTACTGGTACGACACCAAAGCGGTGGTGACGAGTCCCTTTCGCTGGAAGGGTCAGGACTGGGCCAAAGCCGGGACCATTATCGGTGTCGCGGCTTTGTCGTACGCCTTTGCGGACGGCAGAATTCAGAAGTTTTCTCAGGAACACAAATCACATTTTACCAATACGGCTTCTGAAATCGTAGATCCTTTGGGGAATGGACGATACTTGTGGATTACTTCGGGGTTGGTCTTCCTACACGGTCAGATTTTCCATAATGACAAAACGACGCGTGTCGGTTTGTTGATTCTAGAAAGTCAGCTGATCAATGGTGTACTCGGACAAGTGGTAAAACTCGCAGCTGGACGAAAACGGCCCTGGGATGGTGCCCGTCCGCACGAATGGGCGGGTCCGCAGTATCCGCCCTTTCATTCCTTCCCGAGTGGTCACGCTCAGACGTCTTTTGCCTTGGCGACGGTCATTGCGGAAGAATTTAAGGACATTAAAGCCGTACCGATCATTTCCTATTCGCTGGCAACGCTCACCTGCTTATCCCGTCTGAATGCGAATGCTCACTGGTTTTCGGATTTACTCGTTGGGGCGGCCATGGGCCATTTTATTTCCAAAACCATTGTCCGTCGCCATCCCGAACATCCGCTGAAAAAGCGTTCAAAAGTAGCTCTGGATTTTAATGGTCAGGGAGCTACGTTGCGGTTTTAA
- a CDS encoding NADH-quinone oxidoreductase subunit NuoE family protein, giving the protein MLETKPRIEFTPERLERAKEIITHYPEGRQKSALLPLLHLLQEQEGWTPAEGMDYIAELLGIQPIEVYEVATFYTMYHLEPVGKHVIEYCRTGPCMLMGGEEVYAHLKQKIGAQDGETSADKLFTIKPVECLAACGWGPCFQIREKYYTHLTIEKVDEIIDELKK; this is encoded by the coding sequence ATGCTTGAAACAAAACCTCGCATCGAATTCACGCCGGAACGGCTGGAACGAGCCAAAGAAATAATAACCCATTATCCCGAAGGCCGGCAAAAATCGGCCCTGCTCCCGCTCCTGCACCTGTTACAGGAACAGGAAGGCTGGACGCCTGCCGAAGGGATGGATTACATCGCAGAATTGCTGGGTATACAGCCCATTGAAGTATACGAAGTGGCGACGTTTTACACCATGTACCACCTCGAACCCGTTGGCAAACACGTCATCGAATACTGCCGAACCGGTCCGTGTATGCTGATGGGGGGCGAAGAAGTATACGCCCATTTGAAGCAGAAAATCGGTGCTCAGGACGGCGAAACTTCGGCCGATAAGCTGTTCACGATCAAGCCCGTGGAATGTCTGGCCGCCTGCGGCTGGGGTCCCTGCTTTCAGATCCGTGAAAAGTACTACACGCACCTAACGATTGAGAAAGTAGACGAAATTATTGATGAACTCAAGAAATAG
- the nuoF gene encoding NADH-quinone oxidoreductase subunit NuoF, which yields MSLPKILTAHTHLPGIETFDVYRKNGGYTAVEKAIQTMTPDEVVEEVKKSGVRGRGGAGFPMGMKWSFLAKPEGVPRYLVCNADESEPGTFKDHWLMKTIPHLLIEGMIVSSYALGANASYIYVRGELMYVVRILEKAIAEAKAAGFLGKNILGSGYDLELYVQPGGGAYICGEETALLESLEGKRGNPRNKPPFPAVKGLYQCPTVVNNVESISTTSWIVNNGGDAYAAIGIGRSTGTKLISASGHLKKPGVYEIPLGLPVQEFIYSDEWCGGIRDGHHLKAVVAGGSSVPILPAAMLLKTANGEDRLMSYESLADGGFATGTMMGSGGFIAMDETTCIVRNTWNFSRFYHHESCGQCSPCREGTGWMEKVLHRIEHGHGSMHDIDLLVDVAKKIEGNTICPLGDAAAWPIASAIRHFRDEFEWHITNPQEATRPGAVFKGHMELV from the coding sequence ATGTCGCTTCCTAAGATCCTTACGGCTCATACCCACCTTCCGGGGATTGAGACCTTTGATGTATACCGTAAAAACGGCGGCTACACCGCTGTGGAAAAGGCCATTCAGACCATGACGCCCGACGAAGTGGTGGAAGAAGTAAAGAAATCGGGCGTACGCGGACGCGGCGGGGCGGGTTTCCCGATGGGTATGAAGTGGTCGTTCCTGGCGAAACCCGAAGGCGTTCCCCGCTATTTGGTTTGCAACGCCGACGAATCAGAACCCGGTACCTTTAAGGACCACTGGCTGATGAAAACCATCCCGCATTTGCTGATTGAGGGCATGATCGTATCCAGCTACGCTCTGGGGGCCAATGCCAGCTACATCTACGTGCGGGGCGAGCTGATGTACGTGGTTCGCATTTTGGAAAAAGCCATTGCGGAAGCAAAGGCAGCCGGTTTTCTTGGAAAAAACATTCTGGGTTCGGGCTACGATCTCGAACTCTACGTACAACCTGGTGGCGGAGCGTATATCTGCGGTGAAGAAACGGCTCTGCTCGAATCGCTGGAAGGCAAACGGGGAAACCCCCGAAATAAACCGCCTTTTCCGGCGGTCAAGGGTCTGTACCAATGCCCAACGGTAGTTAATAACGTCGAATCTATTTCTACGACTTCCTGGATTGTCAATAACGGAGGCGATGCCTACGCTGCTATCGGAATTGGCCGTTCGACGGGCACGAAACTGATTTCGGCTTCCGGTCACCTCAAAAAACCGGGCGTCTACGAAATTCCGCTGGGTCTGCCCGTACAGGAATTCATCTACTCTGACGAATGGTGCGGTGGTATTCGCGACGGTCACCATTTGAAAGCGGTGGTAGCGGGAGGGTCGTCCGTACCCATTCTACCTGCCGCGATGTTACTCAAAACAGCGAACGGTGAAGATCGCCTGATGTCCTACGAATCGCTGGCCGACGGTGGCTTTGCTACGGGGACCATGATGGGTTCGGGTGGATTTATTGCCATGGACGAAACGACCTGTATCGTGCGGAATACCTGGAATTTCAGCCGATTCTATCACCACGAATCCTGCGGTCAATGTTCGCCCTGCCGGGAAGGTACGGGCTGGATGGAAAAGGTCCTCCACCGAATTGAGCACGGCCACGGCTCCATGCACGACATTGACTTGCTGGTGGATGTAGCCAAGAAGATTGAAGGCAATACCATTTGTCCACTGGGGGATGCAGCAGCCTGGCCCATCGCCTCGGCCATCCGGCATTTCCGTGACGAATTTGAATGGCACATTACCAATCCACAGGAGGCTACGCGTCCCGGTGCGGTATTCAAAGGCCACATGGAACTGGTTTAA
- a CDS encoding NADH-quinone oxidoreductase subunit J family protein — MSADKIWYLLTALTIIFALAVILVRNPMYSVLCLVLTFLCLSCHYILLNAQFLAVVNLIVYAGAIMVLFLFVVMFLNLREYREETKSNLQKVAAFVVGIAILGAIVMAVRRLQYPMPSPEQFNVRTGYVEVLGETLFMDYLLPFELVTILFFVAMVGAVMLGKREKGERHF, encoded by the coding sequence ATGTCAGCTGATAAAATCTGGTACCTTCTGACGGCCCTGACCATCATCTTTGCGTTGGCGGTCATTCTGGTCCGAAACCCCATGTACAGTGTACTTTGTCTGGTCTTAACTTTTCTGTGCCTTTCCTGTCACTATATCTTACTCAATGCCCAGTTTCTGGCCGTAGTCAATCTAATTGTCTACGCCGGAGCCATTATGGTACTCTTTCTCTTCGTAGTCATGTTCCTGAATCTGCGGGAGTATAGGGAAGAAACCAAGAGTAATCTCCAGAAGGTGGCGGCCTTTGTAGTCGGCATCGCCATTTTGGGAGCCATTGTCATGGCGGTGCGGCGTCTGCAATATCCGATGCCGTCTCCCGAGCAGTTTAATGTTCGTACGGGTTACGTGGAAGTACTCGGAGAAACGTTATTCATGGATTATCTGCTTCCGTTTGAGCTAGTTACCATCCTGTTCTTTGTAGCAATGGTTGGAGCGGTCATGCTGGGTAAACGCGAAAAAGGCGAACGGCATTTCTAA
- a CDS encoding gamma carbonic anhydrase family protein codes for MALILPVQDHTPQLGQNCWLAPNATIVGDVSMGDDCTVWFNAVIRGDVNAIRIGNRTNIQDGAVIHCTYQKTQTIIGDSVSIAHNAVVHGCTIEDRVLVGMGAIIMDGAVIGTGSIIAAGAIVTQNTVVPPGSIYAGNPARFLKPVSEAAGEVFDRTANNYVMYAGWFKEQDW; via the coding sequence ATGGCTTTAATCTTACCCGTTCAGGATCATACGCCCCAATTGGGGCAAAACTGCTGGCTGGCTCCTAACGCCACCATCGTTGGTGACGTTAGTATGGGCGATGACTGCACCGTCTGGTTCAATGCCGTTATTCGCGGCGACGTGAACGCCATCCGAATTGGCAATCGTACTAATATTCAGGATGGAGCCGTTATTCACTGTACCTATCAGAAAACGCAAACCATTATCGGTGATTCCGTAAGCATCGCCCACAACGCCGTGGTGCACGGCTGTACCATCGAAGATCGCGTACTGGTGGGCATGGGAGCCATTATCATGGACGGAGCCGTGATTGGTACGGGGAGCATCATTGCGGCCGGAGCCATTGTCACGCAAAATACCGTCGTTCCCCCTGGCAGCATTTATGCGGGTAACCCGGCTAGATTCCTCAAACCCGTGTCGGAAGCGGCGGGTGAAGTATTCGACCGTACGGCAAACAACTACGTCATGTACGCGGGCTGGTTCAAGGAGCAGGATTGGTAA
- a CDS encoding 2Fe-2S iron-sulfur cluster-binding protein codes for MKVTIDNITIEVEPGTTILQAARKIGPEVAPPAMCYYEPLKASGGKCRACLVKVTAGSEKDPRPMPKLVPSCITQVQDGMIVENTINEQVLETRKGIVEFLLLNHPLDCPICDQAGECHLQDFSFQHGVQQTRYEEERRTFEKQDLGPNIQLHMTRCILCYRCVFTADQITGKRVHGVLNRGDHAEISTYIEKAIDNDFSGNVIDVCPVGALTDKTYRFKNRVWFTKPVDAHCDCEKCSGKVTLWYRGDEVIRVTARKNQWGEVLDFICNTCRFERKNTADWTIEGPTKVARHSVISANKYGANKIVPEFARRLAASQYKDVHEERDTSQLDIKQLPEERFKALIPPAGESAVAGIRSIQNWAEDK; via the coding sequence ATGAAAGTTACGATTGATAATATTACCATTGAAGTCGAGCCGGGTACGACCATTCTTCAGGCGGCCCGGAAGATTGGTCCAGAAGTAGCTCCGCCGGCCATGTGTTACTACGAGCCGTTAAAGGCTTCGGGTGGTAAGTGTCGGGCCTGCTTGGTGAAAGTTACGGCGGGTTCGGAAAAAGACCCCCGCCCTATGCCCAAGCTGGTGCCTTCCTGTATCACGCAGGTTCAGGATGGTATGATTGTGGAAAACACCATCAACGAACAGGTTCTCGAAACGCGGAAAGGCATCGTTGAATTCTTGTTACTGAATCATCCGCTCGACTGCCCCATTTGCGATCAGGCCGGGGAATGCCACTTACAGGATTTTTCTTTCCAGCACGGAGTTCAGCAAACACGCTACGAAGAAGAACGCCGGACCTTTGAAAAACAGGATCTTGGGCCGAATATTCAGTTGCACATGACCCGTTGCATTCTGTGTTACCGTTGCGTATTCACGGCCGATCAGATTACTGGCAAACGCGTACACGGGGTACTGAATCGTGGCGATCACGCGGAGATTTCGACGTACATCGAAAAAGCGATTGACAATGATTTTTCCGGAAATGTAATCGACGTGTGTCCCGTAGGTGCGTTGACGGACAAGACGTATCGCTTCAAAAACCGGGTCTGGTTTACCAAACCCGTCGATGCTCACTGCGATTGTGAAAAGTGTTCGGGTAAAGTAACGCTCTGGTATCGGGGTGATGAGGTGATCCGGGTGACAGCTCGTAAAAACCAGTGGGGTGAAGTACTGGATTTCATTTGCAACACCTGCCGCTTCGAACGCAAAAACACGGCAGACTGGACCATTGAAGGGCCCACGAAGGTGGCTCGTCATTCGGTGATTTCCGCGAACAAGTACGGAGCCAACAAGATCGTTCCGGAGTTTGCCCGTCGTCTGGCGGCTTCGCAGTACAAAGACGTTCACGAAGAACGTGACACCAGCCAACTGGATATCAAGCAGTTGCCGGAAGAACGTTTTAAAGCATTAATTCCACCCGCGGGCGAATCTGCCGTCGCAGGTATACGGTCAATTCAAAACTGGGCGGAGGATAAGTAA
- the nuoH gene encoding NADH-quinone oxidoreductase subunit NuoH encodes MDIFWIKAIIILVIFGLSLFVAMYSTWAERKVAGYMQDRPGPNRAGWGGLLQPLADAGKMFFKEDFIPAQANKWLFIAGPCLAMLTALLSSAVIPFGDTLRIDGQEIQVQGIEVNIGILWVFGIVSLGVYGVMVGGWASNNKFSLLGAIRAASQNISYELALGLSLIAVIMMTGSLSVRDIVNSQHGGGWNILFQPLGFVIFLTCAFAECNRTPFDLPECEAELIGGYHTEYSSMKLGFYLFAEYVNMFVSSCVVSALYFGGFNYPFMDKVAEALGNDATGHNIATAIGFFAFFAKALFFVFFFMWVRWTLPRFRYDQLMNLGWKSLIPLSILNIIVTGIGLMFNLRWFSWVAVGIIVAVVAIQAATKPKAARGILEAAPVR; translated from the coding sequence ATGGATATATTCTGGATCAAAGCAATCATCATTCTGGTCATTTTTGGGCTTTCGCTCTTTGTGGCTATGTATTCGACCTGGGCCGAGCGTAAAGTAGCCGGTTACATGCAGGATCGTCCGGGACCGAACCGGGCGGGTTGGGGTGGTTTGTTGCAACCCCTCGCCGACGCCGGAAAGATGTTTTTCAAGGAAGATTTCATTCCCGCACAAGCCAACAAATGGCTCTTCATCGCTGGTCCCTGTCTGGCGATGCTGACGGCTCTGTTGTCTTCGGCAGTTATTCCCTTCGGGGATACTCTCCGCATCGACGGTCAGGAAATTCAGGTGCAGGGTATCGAGGTGAACATTGGTATTCTCTGGGTATTCGGTATCGTTTCGCTGGGCGTCTACGGCGTGATGGTGGGAGGTTGGGCTTCCAACAACAAATTTTCGCTGCTGGGAGCCATTCGGGCTGCTTCACAAAACATCAGTTACGAGCTGGCCCTGGGCTTATCCCTCATTGCGGTAATCATGATGACGGGCAGTTTATCGGTTCGGGATATTGTCAACAGTCAACACGGCGGAGGCTGGAATATTCTCTTTCAGCCGCTGGGTTTCGTTATTTTCCTGACCTGTGCCTTTGCCGAATGTAACCGTACGCCCTTTGATTTACCCGAATGCGAGGCCGAGCTGATCGGCGGTTACCATACGGAATATTCGTCGATGAAACTGGGTTTCTACCTGTTTGCCGAATACGTGAACATGTTCGTATCGTCCTGCGTGGTATCGGCTCTGTACTTCGGTGGTTTCAACTATCCGTTTATGGATAAAGTCGCGGAAGCTCTGGGCAACGACGCCACGGGTCACAACATTGCCACGGCCATTGGGTTCTTTGCCTTCTTTGCCAAGGCTTTATTTTTTGTGTTTTTCTTCATGTGGGTACGCTGGACCTTGCCTCGTTTCCGCTATGATCAACTCATGAATCTGGGCTGGAAGAGTTTGATTCCGCTTTCTATTCTTAACATCATTGTTACGGGTATCGGTTTGATGTTCAACCTTCGCTGGTTCAGCTGGGTCGCCGTCGGCATTATCGTAGCCGTCGTAGCAATACAGGCCGCCACAAAGCCCAAAGCCGCCAGAGGTATTCTGGAAGCCGCACCTGTACGATAG